Part of the Imperialibacter roseus genome, CTCCTCCTCCTTCGATGTCGATCTGACCTTGTGCCGCCAATATCTCAGCAAAGCTGAGCGTCATGGTGGCGGTGGTGCCAGGCAAAAGCCCATCGGTAGAAGTTGAGAGGGTAAACGTGATCACCTCATCTCCGTCGAAAAGAGCTGCATCAACCTTGGAAACTGTGAAGGATGCCTGCTCGGCACCTTCAGCAACTGTAAGGGTGATTGCGTCGTTGCTTGCTGCGGGCGTGGTGGTGAACTTGGTTCCGTAGGCAATGTTTTCTCCGGCAAGCTCCACCGTGATGTCAGCGGTTGCCACATCCAGCCCTCGTGAAAATGAGAGAACCACGTCAAGTTCGCTTTCATCTTCAGAAATGCTTTGCTGAGCTGATGGAAAATTGACAAGATTGTCAGGAAGGGCTGGTTCATCGTCGCCGCATGCTGTTAAAATGGCTGCCGAGCATATTGACAGGATAAAATATTTGGCTTTTATCCAATGCGTAATTGTTTGTTTCATCTGTATAAAATTTACTTTTTAGCGGCCAGATGGAATAGCCAAAACCTTTTGGAAGCGATAGTCGACTATTCTCCGACTTTATTCATTCCGCTGGGTATGGACTTTCCTTATGGCTATTTCATGTGCATATAGTTTTGTTTTTAAGGCCACATGGAATAGCCAACATCCTTTTGGAAATGAAAATAGGTTGTTTAACGACCTACCTCATTTCGTTGGGTATGACTATTCTTATGGCTACTTCACTATTAATTTTAATTAGTCTTATTATAAATAGAATTAGAAATTTTTTTACTTGTTCAGGTTGAAACTGAGCCCCAGAAAATAGGATCTTCCATAACCAATAGGCCTGGCACCTCCTGTGCTATGCGCTCCTCCGGTGTCTGTTGATGTGTTGTTTACATTCGTTACGTTGAGGAGGTTTCTTACTCCCAGCGTGGCACTCAGATAGCTGAATAGTTCCTTGCTGGTGGTAAAGTCCATCATGTGGTATCCATCAATTTTGGCTAGGCGAATAGCTTCACTACCAGTATCGTCTGTGCTCACTTCATAGTTGGGCAATGAACCGGTGTATTTGTAGAATACATTCAAGGTTAATCCGGCTGAAGCCATTTGATAGTTGGCCACCAAATTAGCTTCAGGCGCCCATGTGAATTCGGGAAGCTCGCTATCGTCGCCTATTAGTTGATTGTATCGTCCGGTATACGAAACCCCTGCTTTTACTTCAAGTGCTTTGTTTGTATACGTTGTGTTCCACATAAGTCCCTTTGTTTTAAACTTATCAACATTGATGTAGGTCGTGATCAAGCTGTTGCTGGGTTTCTGTCCGTAGCTAATCATGTTATCTACTGCGTTAAAGAAACTATTCAGCGTCATGTCAACCCTCGATTTGGTTGTGCTCATCACCTTCCAGCTAAGTCCACCATTCACACTGTTAGATAGTTCGGCCTCCAGGTCGGGGTTTCCTTCGATGGAATGGCTGGCGTCGTAGAAGTTGAAGTACAGTTCTCTTAATGACGGCGCCCTGAAGCCTCTTGCATAAGCAGCCCTCAGTACCAGATTGTCGGTTAGCTGAAACTTGGTATTGATGGAAGGAACTGCTGGTGGCGCCTGGTACACCGAGTTTTTGATTACCCTAAACCCAGGCCTGATGCTTATTCTGTCAGTTGGGGTGTATTCAGTGGAAAAGAAGAAAGCGTAGTCGTTCAGCCAGGGAGCGTCAGCACTGATGCGGCCCCCTTCTCCCTGTTCCAGGTTGATGTCGTAGCCTGGCTGAAATGACCATTGAGGTGAAAGTTGATACTGGAAAGTGCCTCTGAGGCTAACGCCGTCATAAGAGGATACATCCTGTAAACCTGCCCCAAGGGCCAGCCTCACATCGCCAGTCTCCT contains:
- a CDS encoding TonB-dependent receptor plug domain-containing protein; the encoded protein is MEAISRLTTKAIGMRVVFLFTCLLVLHSGLVAQDSLKSYVMDDIVITGQFESQSASRSVYQVRTIAMERIQSQGANRLQDVLQTELNVRFSQDMALGESSMTLQGLGGQNIKVLIDGMPLITREGTSNSGALNQVDVNNIEKIEIVEGPMSVVYGADALAGVINIITKKPENDKLSLDARVQEESAGSEYGFDKGVHNQSMGAGYTLGKVYTQARLSHNQFYGWQGNAEGRDKQWHPKNQWLTSGLVGFRNDKSNIFYKLDYLDESIQNPGAFYGGEALDQEYMTERFNHQLQGQTRLFDKLSYNGAVSLINFSRRTLTTTVDQETGDVRLALGAGLQDVSSYDGVSLRGTFQYQLSPQWSFQPGYDINLEQGEGGRISADAPWLNDYAFFFSTEYTPTDRISIRPGFRVIKNSVYQAPPAVPSINTKFQLTDNLVLRAAYARGFRAPSLRELYFNFYDASHSIEGNPDLEAELSNSVNGGLSWKVMSTTKSRVDMTLNSFFNAVDNMISYGQKPSNSLITTYINVDKFKTKGLMWNTTYTNKALEVKAGVSYTGRYNQLIGDDSELPEFTWAPEANLVANYQMASAGLTLNVFYKYTGSLPNYEVSTDDTGSEAIRLAKIDGYHMMDFTTSKELFSYLSATLGVRNLLNVTNVNNTSTDTGGAHSTGGARPIGYGRSYFLGLSFNLNK